Proteins from one Streptomyces roseifaciens genomic window:
- a CDS encoding AMP-binding protein: MTLSFGQPNGVESVPFARALATHGDHTALITPTGEVSYRELAEHVTAVARRLGPRRRLVLLAGANTADALVVHLAALAAGHPVLLAPDSGSAVESLVAAYDPDVVALPAGDGTWHIDERRAGSAHELHPDLALLLSTSGSTGSPKLVRLSHDNLQANAESISSCLDIRGDDRAATTLPMHYCYGLSVVHSHLLRGAGLILTDLSVSDPRFWDLFRSARGTSFAGVPHTFDLLDRVGFAAMHLPHLRYVTQAGGRLAPERVASYADLGRRAGWDLFVMYGQTEATARMAYLPPELVFAHPRSIGVPVPGGSFRIEPLPGDPAGPGAGELVYRGPNVMLGYARTPADLRLGRTVDELRTGDIARRTDSGLYEVIGRSSRFLKILGLRIDPQAVESSLKRCGITACCTGDDERLIVAVTGAPPRDLAHLRRLAAGVSGLPVHTVHVRHFAELPRLATGKPDYRAVRQQARAPEAEESSATANEATAMTVTTALCRVYAEVLGRTDVTEDSTFVGLGGDSLSYVEMSLRIERTLGRLPAGWHTRPIRDLRPTTPLPRPGCRPAVRRIRTLETGVALRAVAIVLIVGSHIPLFIVQGGAHVLLGIAGFNFARFHLTSAPRRERVRHAWHSIARIALPSVAWISFVVFLGRGYDPENAVLLNSVIGSHEGRQEWHYWFVEALVYFLVALAVCLAVPALDRTERRFPFAFPAALIALGLVTRYNLPGFDLRVPHMTPVVVFWLFALGWAAAKASTVRHRLLVTTTVLASVPGLFHFPGQAQREAVVICGLLLLVWFPVLPSTRTLNRAAGLLAGSSLSIYLTHWQVYPYLEDHSPMLALCASLVIGIAYAAVATRLMRRLPFARRAAAKEPPTGPDAPAAPSTSRTRGDLGGALAG; encoded by the coding sequence GTGACGCTCTCTTTCGGCCAGCCAAACGGAGTCGAATCGGTCCCCTTCGCCCGCGCTCTCGCAACTCATGGTGATCACACGGCCCTCATCACCCCCACCGGTGAGGTCTCGTACCGCGAGCTCGCCGAGCACGTGACGGCCGTCGCCAGGCGCCTCGGCCCGCGGCGGCGTCTCGTGCTGCTCGCCGGCGCCAACACGGCCGACGCCCTCGTCGTCCACCTCGCAGCCCTGGCCGCCGGCCACCCCGTCCTCCTGGCACCGGACAGCGGCTCCGCGGTGGAATCGCTCGTCGCCGCGTACGACCCCGACGTGGTCGCGCTGCCCGCCGGCGACGGTACGTGGCACATCGACGAGCGGCGCGCCGGCTCGGCGCACGAGCTCCACCCCGACCTCGCGCTGCTGCTGAGCACCTCCGGATCGACGGGCTCCCCGAAACTCGTGCGCCTCTCCCACGACAACCTCCAGGCGAACGCGGAATCGATCAGCTCGTGCCTGGACATCCGCGGGGACGACCGGGCCGCCACGACGCTGCCCATGCACTACTGCTACGGCCTCTCGGTCGTCCACAGCCACCTCCTGCGCGGAGCGGGGCTGATCCTCACCGACCTCTCCGTCTCCGACCCCCGCTTCTGGGACCTCTTCCGCTCCGCGCGCGGCACGTCCTTCGCCGGGGTCCCGCACACCTTCGACCTACTCGACAGGGTCGGATTCGCCGCCATGCACCTGCCCCACCTGCGCTACGTCACCCAGGCGGGCGGCAGGCTGGCGCCCGAGCGCGTGGCCAGCTACGCGGACCTGGGCCGGCGGGCCGGTTGGGACCTGTTCGTGATGTACGGACAGACCGAGGCCACCGCCCGCATGGCCTACCTGCCGCCCGAACTCGTCTTCGCGCACCCGCGGTCGATCGGCGTCCCCGTCCCCGGCGGCTCCTTCCGCATCGAGCCCCTGCCCGGCGACCCGGCCGGCCCGGGCGCCGGCGAGCTGGTCTACCGCGGGCCGAACGTCATGCTGGGCTACGCCCGGACCCCGGCGGACCTGCGCCTGGGACGCACCGTCGACGAGCTGCGCACCGGGGACATCGCGCGGCGCACGGACAGCGGGCTGTACGAGGTGATCGGCCGGAGCAGCCGGTTCCTGAAGATCCTCGGCCTGCGCATCGATCCGCAGGCCGTCGAGTCGTCCCTGAAGCGGTGCGGCATCACCGCGTGCTGCACCGGCGACGACGAGCGGCTGATCGTGGCCGTCACCGGCGCCCCTCCCCGCGACCTCGCACACCTGCGGCGGCTGGCGGCGGGAGTGAGCGGATTGCCCGTCCACACCGTGCACGTACGCCACTTCGCCGAACTGCCGCGGCTCGCCACGGGCAAGCCCGACTACCGGGCCGTACGACAGCAGGCGCGGGCCCCCGAAGCCGAGGAGTCGTCAGCGACGGCGAACGAGGCGACGGCCATGACCGTGACCACGGCACTCTGCCGTGTCTACGCGGAGGTCCTCGGCCGGACCGACGTCACCGAGGACAGCACCTTCGTCGGCCTCGGCGGCGACTCCCTCTCCTACGTGGAGATGTCCCTGAGGATCGAGCGGACGCTGGGCCGCCTCCCCGCCGGCTGGCACACCCGGCCGATCCGCGACCTCCGGCCGACGACTCCCCTGCCCCGGCCCGGGTGCCGCCCGGCCGTGCGCCGCATCCGCACGCTGGAGACCGGAGTCGCCCTCCGTGCCGTCGCCATCGTCCTCATCGTCGGCTCCCACATACCCCTGTTCATCGTCCAGGGCGGGGCGCACGTGCTGCTGGGCATCGCCGGCTTCAACTTCGCCCGCTTCCACCTCACTTCCGCGCCGCGTCGCGAGCGCGTCCGGCACGCGTGGCACAGCATCGCGCGCATCGCCCTGCCGAGCGTCGCCTGGATCAGCTTCGTGGTCTTCCTCGGCCGGGGCTACGACCCCGAGAACGCCGTTCTGCTCAACAGTGTCATCGGCTCGCACGAAGGCCGGCAGGAGTGGCACTACTGGTTCGTCGAGGCCCTCGTCTACTTCCTGGTCGCCCTGGCCGTCTGCCTGGCCGTCCCGGCGCTGGACCGCACCGAGCGCCGGTTCCCGTTCGCCTTTCCCGCCGCCCTGATAGCGCTCGGGCTGGTCACCCGCTACAACCTGCCCGGGTTCGACCTGCGCGTCCCGCACATGACGCCGGTCGTCGTCTTCTGGCTCTTCGCCCTGGGCTGGGCCGCGGCCAAGGCGAGCACCGTACGGCACCGCCTGCTGGTGACCACGACGGTCCTGGCGTCCGTGCCGGGCCTCTTCCACTTCCCCGGCCAGGCCCAGCGGGAGGCCGTGGTCATCTGCGGCCTGCTCCTGCTGGTGTGGTTCCCGGTCCTGCCGAGCACCAGGACCCTCAACCGGGCGGCCGGCCTGCTGGCCGGCAGCTCGCTCTCCATCTACCTGACGCACTGGCAGGTCTACCCGTACCTCGAGGACCACTCGCCGATGCTGGCGCTGTGCGCCTCGCTCGTCATCGGCATCGCGTACGCCGCGGTGGCGACGCGTCTGATGCGCAGGCTGCCGTTCGCCCGCCGGGCGGCCGCGAAGGAGCCCCCGACGGGACCGGACGCCCCGGCCGCCCCGAGCACGAGCAGGACCCGGGGCGACCTCGGAGGGGCGCTGGCCGGGTAG
- the nadE gene encoding ammonia-dependent NAD(+) synthetase has translation MSEPASIALQQEIARELEVSETFEAEREIERRVAFLAERLTSTGLRSLVLGISGGVDSTTAGRLCQLAVERARAAGHEARFYAMRLPYGIQADEHDAQLALSFIRADHLLTVDIKPASDAALEASVAAGVGFRDAHHQDFVHGNIKARQRMIAQYAVAGAHDGLVVGTDHAAEAVSGFFTKFGDGAADLVPLTGLTKRRVRAVADALGAPAELVWKTPTADLETLDPGKADEDALGVTYDDIDDFLEGKPVDERAFDTIVRRYRLTDHKRQLPIAP, from the coding sequence GTGAGCGAGCCGGCGTCCATCGCCCTGCAGCAGGAGATCGCCCGGGAACTGGAGGTCTCCGAGACCTTCGAGGCCGAGCGGGAGATCGAGCGCCGGGTGGCCTTCCTCGCCGAGCGGCTGACCTCGACCGGTCTGCGCTCCCTGGTGCTCGGCATCAGCGGCGGCGTCGACTCCACCACCGCCGGCCGGCTGTGCCAGCTCGCCGTCGAGCGGGCCCGGGCCGCCGGGCACGAGGCGCGGTTCTACGCGATGCGGCTGCCCTACGGAATCCAGGCCGACGAGCACGACGCCCAGCTCGCGCTCTCGTTCATCCGGGCCGACCACCTGCTGACCGTGGACATCAAGCCCGCGAGCGACGCCGCACTCGAGGCCTCGGTGGCCGCCGGTGTCGGCTTCCGCGACGCCCACCACCAGGACTTCGTGCACGGCAACATCAAGGCCCGGCAGCGCATGATCGCCCAGTACGCGGTGGCCGGCGCCCACGACGGCCTGGTCGTCGGTACCGACCACGCCGCCGAGGCGGTCTCCGGCTTCTTCACCAAGTTCGGCGACGGCGCCGCCGACCTGGTGCCGCTGACGGGCCTGACCAAGCGCCGGGTGCGCGCCGTCGCGGACGCGCTGGGCGCACCCGCCGAGCTGGTGTGGAAGACCCCGACGGCCGACCTGGAGACCCTCGACCCGGGCAAGGCCGACGAGGACGCGCTCGGTGTCACCTACGACGACATCGACGACTTCCTGGAGGGCAAGCCGGTGGACGAGCGGGCCTTCGACACGATCGTCCGCCGCTACCGCCTCACCGACCACAAGCGTCAGCTGCCCATCGCTCCCTGA
- a CDS encoding TetR/AcrR family transcriptional regulator, whose amino-acid sequence MPPAPGDREARREDVSQAVWHVLADKGFGGLTLRAVATAMGVSTGMLMHYFPTKRALIAHALDLLEKRTAERPRRERPTEGLAALRAVLLDILPLTPDDTARNRIWVSSWDLALADDALGTDQADRYARLRSAIRPHLEAARRLGELPAAADPEQLAATAVAFTHGLVVQALFDPGRFPEDVQTAMLDDFLASIALPRADAGIGGSAS is encoded by the coding sequence ATGCCTCCCGCACCCGGAGACCGTGAAGCCCGCCGCGAGGACGTGTCCCAGGCGGTGTGGCACGTGCTCGCCGACAAGGGGTTCGGCGGACTGACGCTGCGCGCCGTCGCCACCGCCATGGGCGTCTCGACCGGCATGCTCATGCACTACTTCCCGACCAAGCGGGCCTTGATCGCGCACGCCCTGGACCTGCTGGAGAAGCGCACCGCGGAGCGCCCCCGGCGCGAACGCCCCACCGAGGGCCTTGCCGCGCTGAGGGCCGTGCTGCTGGACATCCTGCCGCTGACGCCGGACGACACCGCCCGCAACCGCATCTGGGTCAGCTCCTGGGACCTGGCCCTCGCCGACGACGCTCTCGGCACGGACCAGGCCGACCGCTACGCGCGGCTGCGCTCAGCGATCCGGCCGCACCTCGAAGCCGCGCGCCGCCTCGGCGAGCTCCCCGCCGCGGCCGACCCGGAGCAACTCGCCGCCACCGCCGTCGCGTTCACCCACGGACTCGTCGTCCAGGCCCTCTTCGACCCCGGCCGGTTCCCCGAGGACGTGCAGACCGCCATGCTCGACGATTTCCTGGCCTCGATCGCGCTGCCCCGGGCCGACGCCGGCATCGGCGGTTCCGCTTCCTGA
- a CDS encoding GNAT family N-acetyltransferase: MFALPLGDNAQLRPLEPRHAQEFLAHIDRARPHVDPWIPWATLSTDLASATAVLQRYADGQAGDTARIYGIWLDGTLVGGVMFTKFDAASGVCEIGCWLEADGAGRGLVTRACRTLIDWAFEERGMSRVEWWVAAGNTRSIEAARRLGMTRDGVLRQRYPYRGTRHDSEVWSVLADEWGAPASGVKAELDRLMRAFLGAFTNTGGTSPNVGVVRELFIPQGTIIKNIGGEPVVHDLDAFVEPRQKMLTDGTLTEFSEWEVAERTEIFGSIAHRFSEYRKSGFLDGEWFEGAGRKTTQFVRTPAGWRMSSMAWDDV, encoded by the coding sequence GTGTTCGCACTGCCGCTCGGCGACAACGCGCAGCTCCGCCCCCTCGAGCCCCGGCACGCGCAGGAGTTCCTCGCCCACATCGACCGCGCCCGGCCCCATGTGGACCCGTGGATACCCTGGGCGACCCTCAGCACCGACCTCGCCTCCGCCACCGCCGTCCTCCAGCGGTACGCCGACGGGCAGGCCGGGGACACCGCCCGGATCTACGGGATCTGGCTGGACGGCACACTGGTCGGCGGCGTCATGTTCACGAAGTTCGACGCCGCCTCCGGGGTGTGCGAGATCGGCTGCTGGCTGGAGGCGGACGGGGCCGGCCGCGGGCTGGTGACCCGGGCGTGCCGGACGCTGATCGACTGGGCCTTCGAGGAACGCGGGATGAGCCGCGTCGAATGGTGGGTCGCGGCGGGCAACACCCGCAGCATCGAGGCCGCGCGGCGGCTCGGCATGACCCGCGACGGTGTGCTGCGGCAGCGCTATCCGTACCGGGGCACGCGGCACGACAGCGAGGTCTGGTCTGTCCTCGCCGACGAGTGGGGCGCCCCCGCGTCCGGCGTCAAGGCCGAGCTCGACCGGCTGATGCGCGCCTTCCTCGGCGCGTTCACCAACACAGGTGGCACCAGTCCGAATGTCGGCGTCGTCCGCGAGCTGTTCATCCCACAGGGCACGATCATCAAGAACATCGGGGGAGAGCCCGTGGTCCACGACCTCGACGCGTTCGTCGAACCCCGGCAGAAGATGCTCACCGACGGGACGCTGACGGAATTCTCCGAATGGGAGGTCGCCGAGCGGACCGAAATCTTCGGGTCGATCGCGCACCGCTTCAGCGAATACCGCAAGTCCGGCTTCCTCGACGGCGAGTGGTTCGAGGGCGCCGGCCGCAAGACCACCCAGTTCGTCCGGACGCCTGCCGGCTGGAGGATGAGCTCGATGGCCTGGGACGACGTGTAG
- a CDS encoding alkaline phosphatase D family protein, producing the protein MVRGRRPQDHPVRPDACRLEDELDGLGRRVGRAFSTAAARHREVLTSLPARSTVKSGLGAPLRVGACAMTILSLQARDYLDDVPLPNLDLEVVLTVVATWRRLVPDIDVSDDFQDDLPTPPVFLAARGPGGRVFEEERDSEALEPEPGVTDGFGRAVFEWPYAPGAPLFEAFRRMRLQRPGVSAVSVFAEFGVRSALGGRIDSTSLPDRAGEQDVVAAQVVFDLAETIVGHTTETTAKLWFRSHVEPLPDDFRALCEVYPRRGRETGPAVFSEDMRFDPLWADTATVEVTGLEPETDYEYVLARVSPEGTFLRMAGGSFRTAAVAPTVLSVAFASCHQPTGTADSLDRWQELEESSPRHDLLLLMGDQIYGDRVAKPAPNSSDIWFDRYAAQYQRYWRYRPVRDALRHHPTYMMLDDHDVADDWGITFAADTIGSADDQRRVFAGLRAYAACQQAHGPRGLDKENWASTDAVDYAFRRGPVAFYVLDDRTQRGRPAAGTPVLGTGQLDRLRDWAFRGDAQTADVVVLVAPVPLAVGNTERVAAMIKDPWGKGGTELVARLVQEYAPGGRLLRPAVSALGWFLSLSPVGILGQILVEEDALGPIRIRDGEVIEPDLADQWNDKDNRPDLTAVLDVLFDLANDTGNQGARPRVVIVLGGDIHSGGIHRITSSSPRHRAIPEIWQFVSSPVSHEPTSMNELFRIAGGNRFHLAFSSDGEYRAEWAVAPLGERNYGSLLINRVDPQRRRYWLTVVIRGQDDYLLKELAFDLENPGPPVSPWPQAPIGRLIRDTRRHPL; encoded by the coding sequence GTGGTTCGAGGGCGCCGGCCGCAAGACCACCCAGTTCGTCCGGACGCCTGCCGGCTGGAGGATGAGCTCGATGGCCTGGGACGACGTGTAGGACGTGCATTCTCGACGGCTGCGGCCCGGCACCGGGAAGTTTTGACAAGCCTGCCGGCCCGGTCGACAGTGAAATCAGGTCTCGGGGCTCCGCTGCGCGTTGGGGCGTGTGCGATGACGATACTGAGCTTGCAGGCACGGGACTATCTGGACGACGTTCCCCTTCCGAATCTCGATCTCGAAGTGGTGCTGACCGTCGTCGCCACCTGGCGGCGACTGGTCCCGGACATCGACGTATCGGACGACTTTCAGGACGACCTTCCCACCCCGCCCGTATTCCTGGCCGCACGAGGGCCGGGGGGCCGTGTATTCGAGGAAGAGCGGGACAGTGAGGCCCTGGAACCCGAACCGGGTGTCACGGACGGGTTCGGCAGAGCCGTCTTCGAGTGGCCGTATGCTCCCGGGGCGCCACTCTTCGAGGCGTTTCGCCGTATGCGCCTGCAGCGGCCGGGGGTTTCCGCGGTCTCGGTCTTCGCCGAGTTCGGTGTCCGCAGCGCCCTGGGAGGGCGGATCGACTCCACGTCACTGCCGGACAGGGCGGGAGAACAAGACGTCGTCGCGGCGCAGGTCGTCTTCGATCTGGCCGAGACCATCGTCGGGCACACGACCGAGACCACGGCAAAGCTGTGGTTCCGCTCACATGTCGAGCCCCTGCCCGACGACTTCCGCGCACTGTGTGAGGTCTACCCGCGCCGGGGGCGGGAGACGGGTCCCGCAGTCTTCTCCGAGGACATGCGGTTCGATCCCCTCTGGGCGGACACGGCGACCGTCGAGGTGACAGGGCTCGAACCGGAGACCGACTACGAGTACGTGCTCGCACGGGTCTCGCCCGAAGGCACCTTCCTGCGCATGGCCGGCGGGTCGTTCCGTACGGCAGCCGTCGCACCGACGGTGCTGAGCGTCGCCTTCGCCTCATGTCATCAACCCACGGGGACGGCAGACTCCCTGGATCGCTGGCAGGAACTGGAGGAGTCGTCTCCGCGGCACGACCTGCTGCTTCTCATGGGGGACCAGATCTACGGGGACCGCGTCGCCAAACCGGCACCGAACAGCAGCGACATATGGTTCGACCGGTACGCGGCCCAGTACCAGCGGTACTGGCGCTATCGGCCCGTCCGTGATGCGCTGCGGCACCATCCGACCTACATGATGCTCGACGACCACGACGTGGCGGACGACTGGGGAATCACCTTCGCGGCGGACACCATCGGCTCCGCGGACGACCAGAGGCGTGTCTTCGCAGGGCTGCGCGCCTACGCCGCCTGCCAGCAGGCTCACGGGCCACGTGGCCTGGACAAGGAGAACTGGGCGAGCACGGACGCGGTCGACTATGCGTTCCGGCGGGGGCCGGTCGCCTTCTACGTCCTCGACGACCGCACTCAGAGGGGACGCCCGGCAGCGGGCACACCGGTGCTCGGCACCGGTCAGCTCGACCGTCTGCGTGACTGGGCGTTCCGGGGGGATGCGCAGACGGCCGATGTCGTCGTGCTGGTCGCGCCTGTGCCGTTGGCAGTGGGCAACACCGAGCGGGTCGCCGCGATGATCAAGGATCCGTGGGGCAAGGGCGGCACGGAACTTGTTGCCAGACTCGTTCAGGAGTACGCGCCGGGTGGCCGGCTGCTGCGGCCCGCCGTCTCGGCACTCGGCTGGTTCCTGAGCCTGTCGCCCGTGGGCATCCTCGGCCAGATCCTTGTGGAGGAGGACGCCCTCGGACCCATACGAATCCGTGACGGTGAGGTGATCGAGCCGGATCTCGCCGACCAGTGGAACGACAAGGACAACCGGCCCGACCTGACGGCGGTCCTGGACGTCCTGTTCGACCTGGCGAACGACACCGGCAACCAAGGCGCCCGCCCACGAGTCGTCATCGTGCTGGGCGGCGACATCCATTCCGGCGGCATCCACCGGATCACTTCGAGTTCGCCGCGCCACCGGGCGATCCCTGAGATCTGGCAGTTCGTGTCATCGCCCGTATCTCATGAGCCCACCAGCATGAACGAGCTGTTCCGTATCGCGGGGGGAAACAGGTTCCACCTGGCATTCTCGTCGGACGGAGAGTACAGGGCCGAGTGGGCGGTCGCACCGCTCGGCGAACGGAACTACGGCAGCCTGCTGATCAACCGGGTCGACCCGCAGAGACGCCGCTATTGGCTCACCGTGGTGATCCGCGGGCAGGACGACTATCTCCTCAAGGAACTGGCCTTCGATCTGGAGAATCCCGGCCCTCCCGTGTCCCCGTGGCCGCAAGCGCCCATCGGGCGTCTCATCCGGGACACGCGGCGCCACCCGCTGTA